ATTATCCGTAATGGCCCTTTCGTTGACCGCTTTCGTGTTGGTCGGCTGCGGCGGTCCTCCGAAAGAAGATATGGACAAAGCGACGATGGCGATGAAAAAAGCCGTTGAAGCCAAAGCCGATATGTATGCCAAAGACATGTATGAAGCTGGCGACAAAGCGATGAAAGAAGGCGCTGAGTTAGTCAAGAAAAATGAATTCGACAAAGCCAAAGCCAAATACATGGAAGCCACGAAACAATTCGATGCTGCTGCTAAAGCCGCTCCGGATGCTATGAATGCCATGAAAGCTGAAGTCGAAAAAATGATTGCCGATTTCGAAACCGCTTGGACTGCCGGTGAAAAAGATATGATGAAGAAAATGGGCATGATGAAAAAAGACGACAAAGCCAAAATGGACAAAATGATGGCTGATGCTAAAGCTAAATTAGCTGAAGCAAAAGAAAAAGCCACTGCTGGCGATTATATGGCTGCTAAAACTGCGATCGAAGAAGCCGGTAAAATGCACATGGATATGATGCCTGCTAAGAAGTAATTCTTAAGCAAGCTTAAAGCTTCAAACCCCGAAGATATTCTCTTCGGGGTTTTTTATTTTCCCGCTTATAGCCACAAAAGGCACAAAAGAAAATTATTTAATTGGTGAGTCTGCTTAATCAAAGGCCGGTTATTTTTTGTGCTTTTTTTGCGGCGATCACTGCATCGTTAGTTTACACCACGTACCGCATGATTGGGCGAATAGGCGAAAAACGATGGACTTCCACAAATCCGGCTTTAAGGTACGCCGGAGTAAGTCCGGTCCACACAAACGGATCAGGCAAATCTTTCTTCGGCTCCTGAGGGTATCCTTCGACAATTTTTGCACCGTGTTTTTTGGCGAGATTGACCGCGGCCTTGAGTAATTCGATCGAAATATTTTTTCGGCGAAATTCTTTGCGGACGAATAAACACGAAATCGACCATACCGGCTGATCGTCAATCGGTTTCAACACGCGGGAGCGTTCCAGCGCCGGATAGACACTTCGTGGCGCAACCGCGCACCAGCCAATGGCCTGACCTTTGTGATACGCCAGTACGCCGGGCGGCGGGCCTTTGTCGACAATTTTTTTTAATGCCCGTTTGTTGCTCGGACCTTTTTGCTTTTCAAAAACCGCTCTTTCGAGCCGCCACGTCATACACCAGCATCCGCCGCACGCCCCACGCGCACCAAACAAATCTTCCAGGTCTTTCCATCGGGACGATGTTACCGGATGAAATTTTAACTGCAATGGAGTCATACACTAAAATAAATAACTGAATTTTAATATTAATGAACGGTTGACGGGTTCTTTCAGGTAAACATTTTTTACGCCGTGCTGATCGAATAAGTGATTATAAACTACGAATAATTCCCGTCCTTCTTCAAGAAGATAATTAACGCGGATATTAAAACCTAGTTCGTTAGAGGCATTGTCATACTGAATCAGCGAAGCAATAAAAAAACGCGTATTAAAGGCGTAATTGATCCGCGTTTGAGCAATGTGCGTTCTGAATTCATCGTTATCTAATTTAGCAAACGTTGTCGTATAATCCTGGGACAACGTCAGGTGGTAATTCCACTTCCATAAGAGGGAGCTTCCGATTTCATAAAATGAGCCGCCGTAAAATCCGCCGCCGCTAAGCGATAATGTTCCCGACAAACGGCGACCGGGTTTGGAAGAAAGCGACAGACCGCCTGACGTTTGATGATAGTTTCCATTTTCAATTTCTACCGTACGGAAAATCGGAAACGTTGACGGGATGTATTCAAAATTCCGTTTGATAAAAACCGATATAATATCGTCCGTAACCAATTCTGTCGTGAAGTTGAATTTATGAAAATAATTTTCAATCCGGTCATGCGGATTTTCGTAATATGTAGTTTCATATTCCGGCACGAAACGGCGCAAAACAGGATGTTTCAGATAAACCGGCCATTTAACGTCGCCATACCATTTACGGGTATCCGAACGTACAAGGAAACCCATTTGCGGGTCAAAATTTCTTCCGATACTGGTGACAGAAAAATTAAACGCCTCGCGCTCACCGCCGCGATAGATGGCAGCATTGTACATCGAAGAGCCGGGATCATCGACAGCCGATTTCGATGTCACCGCAAAAGCCGAAACGGCAACGGTTTCGTTCAAAAAAACATTGCCATCTATACCAACGACAGAATTGGTGCGGCCTTCGGCCGGATCTTTACGCGTGCCGATCAGTCCGATATACGATCGCGGCAAAATTTCATATTTCATCCGAACGACCGAAAAATTCTGATCAGGAACATTACGGCGATCTTGCGTTTGCACGTTGAGGATGCCGATGTCAAACCGGCCGATCTTACCGGTCATTTTGCCGCCGGCAAGAATAGGAACGGTAAATAATTGTCCTGAAGTATCGGCGGCCAGCCCGATGCGGCGGCTGAAAAATACTTCAGCCTCTTGCGTCAACCCAAAAGCAAATAACGCCGAATTTTCAATAAAAAAATCGCGTTTCTCGGGAATGAAAATATTAAATCGCGATAGATTGATCTGCCGGTCATCGGCTTCGACCTGAGAAAAATCCGTGTTGTATGTAATCGTCGTCACCATGTTATCGCTCAAAGCGTACGTCAAATCCAGGCCAAGATCGCCGGATGCCTTTGAATCGTGATGAATATAATTTTTTTCATGAGACGTTATGATCGTTGGTTTGAAAAACCAGCGTTTGTTGCCAACAATATTTTTGAAAAGAAATTTTCTCGCTATGGAAACGTTTGGAGTGCCGTTGGCATATTGCAAGGGAATGAGCGGAGAAAAAAGATGTTCATTCGTCCGGATGATCCGCCGATAAAGATTAATGCCCATGATATTTTCCGAGCCGGATTTAAACCGCAAGGTTGAAAATGGAATCCGTAGTTCAGCCGACCAACCGTCGCTATCGCTATGCGCCTGAACATCCCATATTCCGTCCCATTCGACAATAAATACGTCGCCTTCATTGTTGAATTGTGCATCGACGCGTACGCCGAGCGGATTGGTTGAAAACCAAAAACCGCTCCGGCCGTCGTTATACGAATCGATCGCAATCACAAATTGTTCGTTCTGCGTCAGATCGAAATTATCACGCTGCATGACCGTGGCGGCAATGTGATCGGGTTTGCTGTCATAACATTTTACCCCCACATATAAATCGGTCGACGTGTATAGTAAAAACACTTCCGTTTTTTCCGACGGGGTTTGACCTTCATGCGGAAGACGTTGAACAAAGTCATTGATCGTAAAAGCCTGTTGCCAAACATCATCATTCAAAACGCCGTCAAGCTTTGGAATTTGTTGAGTCGTCGGCAGTTCAACCGGATTTTGCGCGAAAAGTTTGAATGTGAAAAATAAAAGAATTAATGCCCGCATAAAAAATCCCTTAGTGTGTAATGGTTCTTTAATCGAAAAATAAATGCTCGGTTAGCGCAAAACTTAAGGAATCTTGCTATTTTGCAATTATTGCATTTCTTCGGTTAATTCTTTATGTTTGGCCATTCTAAAATTATTTTAAGAAGGAAGTTATGCTGGAACTCAAATTCATACGCGAAAATCTGGAACTCGTCAAAAAAGCGGCCAAAGACAAAAGATTTGAAGCAGATTTTGACGCGATTATACGATTCGATGATGAACGCAAATCGTTAATCCTGAAGGTGGAAGAATTAAAAGCAAAACGTAATAAGGCGTCGGAAGAAGTTGCCCGCCGCAAAAAAGCCAAAGAAAACGCGGACGAATTGATTGCTGAAATGAAAAAAGTCGGTGATGATATTAAAATTCTGGACGAACAATTGGCGCTGGTTGAAAAAAACCTGAATCAGGTTTTGCTTACGGTACCTAACGTTCCGCATCCGTCTGTACCCGACGGTTCGACTCCTGAAGACAACCAGACTATTTTTACGTGGGGCGAAGCGCCGAAAACCGATTTTGAAATGAAGCCGCATTGGGACATTACGCAAAATCTCGATCTGATTGATTTTGTAACCGGAGCAAAAATTGCCGGTTCGGGATTTCCCGTATACAAAGGCTACGGTGCGCAGTTGCAGCGTGCGTTGATCAATTTTTTCCTCGATCAGGCCGCTGTCAATGGTTACAAAGAAATTCAGCCGCCGATCGTCGTCAATGCCGACAGCGCGACTGGCACCGGACAATTGCCCGACAAAGAAGATCAGATGTACGTCGTCACGCGCGACGAATTTTATTTAATTCCGACCGCAGAAGTACCTGTGACAAATATTCACCGTCATTCCGTTTTGAAAGTTGAACAATTGCCGATCAAGTACGCCGCTTACACGCCGTGTTTTCGCCGCGAAGCGGGCTCGTACGGCAAAGACGTCCGCGGCCTCAATCGATTGCATCAATTTGATAAAGTAGAATTGGTAAAATTCGTTCATCCCGATCAATCGTACGACGAATTGGAAAGTCTTCGTACTGATGCGGAAAAACTTTTACAGCTTTTGGAATTGCCATACCGTGTTTTGTTGATGTGCAAAGGAGACATGGGTTTTACGCAAACTAAAAAATACGATCTGGAAGTATGGTCGGCCGGTCAGCAACGTTGGTTGGAAGTTTCCTCGTGCAGCAATTTCGAAGCATTCCAGGCACGGAGAATGAACATTAAATTCAAGTCGGGTAATGAAAAACCCGAATACGTCCACACGCTCAATGGTTCGGGACTGGCGTTACCGCGCATTGTTTCGGCCATCATCGAAAATTATCAAACCGATGAAGGCACGGTGATCGTTCCGAAAGCGTTACGTCAATATATGGGCGTGGACGTGATTAAATCTCATTGAACGCAGGCGATTTATCATCAAGTAAGCAGTCGGCTATGAATAAAACCCCGGCGCTCCCATTGGATTTTATCGCGTTTCTTGAACGCCGGTTTATGATCGATCTTATGTCGCCTAAAACCAACGCTCTTAAGCCAGTCTCTCAAACGATTCGTCTTCTTTCAGAACAACTCAGCCGGCCTAAATTCAGAAAAGATTTTACTAACAGCGTCTACCTTAATCAACCTGCTTTTCGCCAGGCGTACCTGTTATATTTTTCCTCATGTAATCTCCTGAAAATTCATTTTCCTTTGGATGAAATTTCACATTCCGGTTTTTTTGAAAATAAAAAAAACATTAAAATTCTCGACCTTGGAACAGGTACCGGAACATTGGTTTACGGCAGCGCATTTTGGTTTCAGCAATATCACCCACACACACAAATTGATTTTACTGCTATCGATCAATCGGCCGAATCATTAAAAGAATTTGAAACCGATTTTCGTTCGTTTAAGTTTCCTCATACGCTTCGCTGCCAAACGTACGACCTTGAAAGAATATTGAATATTGAAGAACGTTACGACCTTATTATTGGTGCAAATTTTTTGAATGAACTGTCCGATGAAGGGCGTGAAAATGTTCTGTCAAATTTGCAGAAACATTTGGCGTATGACGGTTTTGTCATTCTGATCGAACCTGCCTTATTAGAGACATCTCGGGTACTATTAAATTTTCGTGATCGTGCCGTCGAGAAGTCATGGTCAGTGTACGCACCGTGTTTTACAAAAAAAATGTGTCCGGCACTGCAGAACGACAACGATTGGTGTCATCACGACTGGACGTGGGAAAGACCGGCATTCATCGAAGTGATAGATGAGTTGATCGGCAATATCAAAAAGTCGCTGAAATTTTCGTATGTTGTGTTAACGCAAACAGACCGGCATTTGTCCGATTTTTTGAATGGGCGTGACTATGAAAATCAATTCCGTGTCGTGAGTGAATTATTTAAAGAAAAAGGCCGGAAGAGAATTTTTTTGTGCAACGATCTTGGGAGGAAGGAATTTGTCAAAAATAACCGGGACGATTCTGAAAGTAATTCAGCCTTCGATCAATTGGAGCGGTATGATTTGGTGCAGATCAGGCCGTTTGAAATTCGAAAGAGTGATGTGAAAATTTTAGAAAAGTCAGAAGTGTTGAAAATGTCTTCAATAAAATTAAAAACCGATTGATTCACGCGGAAGGTTGTTCGGACGGATGGCGTCCCACCAGCTTATTGATCACTTTGACGAATTCATCGATAGAAAAAAGCTTGTTCATATAATAATCAGCGCCGGCAGTCATTGCCTTTTTACGGCTTCCGGCAACCGTCAAAACTACGACAGGAATATGTTTCGTAGCCGCATGCTGCTTGAGTTCTGCGCATAGACGAAATCCATCCTTGCCCGGCATCATGATGTCGAGCGTAATCAGGTCGGGTTTTTCATTGACGGCTTTTTGAAGGCCTTCATCGCCATCACGCGCTTCAATTACCTGATAATTAGAAAAGCGTAAGATACGGCGAATCATTTCACGCACTTCGTCCTCGTCGTCAACGACTAGAACTTTGTAATCTTTGGAAATCAAGATCGGGTCTGCCGGGTCTGTGTTGTGCTGGAGAGAATATATAAAGATTAAAGGCGGGAAGTCAATTTGTATTTTGAATATTAAAAAATCATAATATTTTGTGTAAATCTTTGATTACACAGAAAAATCCGTTCGATAGTGTCATCGGCGTGTCATTGAATTATGAAGCCTAATTTACAAAGCGATGTAAAATTTTTATCCGGCATCGGTCCCAAACGTTCGGAGACGTTGAATGAAATCGGGATTTTCACGGTTTGGGACTTGTTGAATTATTTTCCTCGCCGCTATCTGGACCGGACGAATATCAGTTTGATCCGTCAGTTGCGTGTGGATGAAGCGGCCACGGTCGTCGGTCGCGTTGAAAACTTCGGTCTCATCAAAAATAAATCCGGCCGGGGCTCGCGTTTTCGGTTAATCCTGAGTGACGATACAGGCAGCATCAACCTGATTTGGTTTCAAGGTGCGCAATATTATGAAAAAGCGTTTGAAATCGGCGAAGTGCTGGCCGTCTATGGCAAAGTCGATTTTTACGGACGCGAGCGCCAGATCACACATCCTGAATTCGACCGCCTGAGCGGTGAGGATGACGAAAATTTTCTTCATACCGGCGCGATCATTCCGGTGTATCCGTCGAGCGAAGCACTGAGGCGCAAGTGGTTCGATAGTCGCGGATTTCGCCGCCTGATCAAACCGTTGCTCGATCTGACGGACGAGATCGAAGAATCTTTACCGTTGGAAATGCGTGAAAGTTATAAATTACTCAATCGCGCCGCCACGTATCGCCAAATTCATTTTCCGCTTACGCACGACAGCCTTCA
The nucleotide sequence above comes from bacterium. Encoded proteins:
- a CDS encoding small ribosomal subunit Rsm22 family protein; translation: MNKTPALPLDFIAFLERRFMIDLMSPKTNALKPVSQTIRLLSEQLSRPKFRKDFTNSVYLNQPAFRQAYLLYFSSCNLLKIHFPLDEISHSGFFENKKNIKILDLGTGTGTLVYGSAFWFQQYHPHTQIDFTAIDQSAESLKEFETDFRSFKFPHTLRCQTYDLERILNIEERYDLIIGANFLNELSDEGRENVLSNLQKHLAYDGFVILIEPALLETSRVLLNFRDRAVEKSWSVYAPCFTKKMCPALQNDNDWCHHDWTWERPAFIEVIDELIGNIKKSLKFSYVVLTQTDRHLSDFLNGRDYENQFRVVSELFKEKGRKRIFLCNDLGRKEFVKNNRDDSESNSAFDQLERYDLVQIRPFEIRKSDVKILEKSEVLKMSSIKLKTD
- a CDS encoding carbohydrate binding family 9 domain-containing protein, which gives rise to MRALILLFFTFKLFAQNPVELPTTQQIPKLDGVLNDDVWQQAFTINDFVQRLPHEGQTPSEKTEVFLLYTSTDLYVGVKCYDSKPDHIAATVMQRDNFDLTQNEQFVIAIDSYNDGRSGFWFSTNPLGVRVDAQFNNEGDVFIVEWDGIWDVQAHSDSDGWSAELRIPFSTLRFKSGSENIMGINLYRRIIRTNEHLFSPLIPLQYANGTPNVSIARKFLFKNIVGNKRWFFKPTIITSHEKNYIHHDSKASGDLGLDLTYALSDNMVTTITYNTDFSQVEADDRQINLSRFNIFIPEKRDFFIENSALFAFGLTQEAEVFFSRRIGLAADTSGQLFTVPILAGGKMTGKIGRFDIGILNVQTQDRRNVPDQNFSVVRMKYEILPRSYIGLIGTRKDPAEGRTNSVVGIDGNVFLNETVAVSAFAVTSKSAVDDPGSSMYNAAIYRGGEREAFNFSVTSIGRNFDPQMGFLVRSDTRKWYGDVKWPVYLKHPVLRRFVPEYETTYYENPHDRIENYFHKFNFTTELVTDDIISVFIKRNFEYIPSTFPIFRTVEIENGNYHQTSGGLSLSSKPGRRLSGTLSLSGGGFYGGSFYEIGSSLLWKWNYHLTLSQDYTTTFAKLDNDEFRTHIAQTRINYAFNTRFFIASLIQYDNASNELGFNIRVNYLLEEGRELFVVYNHLFDQHGVKNVYLKEPVNRSLILKFSYLF
- the serS gene encoding serine--tRNA ligase; this translates as MLELKFIRENLELVKKAAKDKRFEADFDAIIRFDDERKSLILKVEELKAKRNKASEEVARRKKAKENADELIAEMKKVGDDIKILDEQLALVEKNLNQVLLTVPNVPHPSVPDGSTPEDNQTIFTWGEAPKTDFEMKPHWDITQNLDLIDFVTGAKIAGSGFPVYKGYGAQLQRALINFFLDQAAVNGYKEIQPPIVVNADSATGTGQLPDKEDQMYVVTRDEFYLIPTAEVPVTNIHRHSVLKVEQLPIKYAAYTPCFRREAGSYGKDVRGLNRLHQFDKVELVKFVHPDQSYDELESLRTDAEKLLQLLELPYRVLLMCKGDMGFTQTKKYDLEVWSAGQQRWLEVSSCSNFEAFQARRMNIKFKSGNEKPEYVHTLNGSGLALPRIVSAIIENYQTDEGTVIVPKALRQYMGVDVIKSH
- a CDS encoding response regulator transcription factor, giving the protein MISKDYKVLVVDDEDEVREMIRRILRFSNYQVIEARDGDEGLQKAVNEKPDLITLDIMMPGKDGFRLCAELKQHAATKHIPVVVLTVAGSRKKAMTAGADYYMNKLFSIDEFVKVINKLVGRHPSEQPSA
- a CDS encoding GNAT family N-acetyltransferase, with the protein product MTPLQLKFHPVTSSRWKDLEDLFGARGACGGCWCMTWRLERAVFEKQKGPSNKRALKKIVDKGPPPGVLAYHKGQAIGWCAVAPRSVYPALERSRVLKPIDDQPVWSISCLFVRKEFRRKNISIELLKAAVNLAKKHGAKIVEGYPQEPKKDLPDPFVWTGLTPAYLKAGFVEVHRFSPIRPIMRYVV